A single window of Methanothermobacter marburgensis str. Marburg DNA harbors:
- a CDS encoding energy-coupling factor ABC transporter permease, giving the protein MNIPDGFIPAWQLVFYNVTATAVLVLSIAWVIRGLLSMKRDEGAHDVNLTGYLLIMLTAPPLIFLIQAFCIPVPYGVPLTLNGAALLSVILKNPFLAFILMSAVMLVQSIFFGFGGVTSLGANMIGMGVPGCFLGFYIYSRAIGGSGGRRVLSGFIAGFASYVLAGILTGIQLGAAGVFPIMRSVVSMGIYSATWGLLEGLLTAAGCIIMSSWIERVWDLH; this is encoded by the coding sequence ATGAACATACCTGATGGTTTTATCCCTGCCTGGCAGTTGGTCTTCTACAATGTAACTGCAACTGCGGTACTCGTCCTGAGCATCGCATGGGTGATAAGGGGTCTTCTGTCCATGAAGAGGGATGAGGGAGCACATGATGTGAACCTTACAGGTTATCTCCTGATCATGTTAACTGCACCACCTTTAATCTTCTTAATCCAGGCTTTCTGCATACCTGTACCCTACGGCGTACCGCTTACCCTTAACGGGGCCGCTCTGCTTTCAGTAATCCTTAAAAACCCCTTCCTGGCATTTATCCTCATGTCTGCTGTCATGCTTGTACAGTCCATCTTCTTTGGCTTTGGTGGAGTAACATCACTTGGCGCAAACATGATCGGTATGGGGGTTCCTGGGTGTTTCCTGGGATTCTACATCTACAGCAGGGCAATTGGGGGTTCGGGGGGAAGGAGGGTTCTTTCAGGATTCATTGCAGGTTTTGCATCATATGTGCTGGCAGGTATCCTCACAGGCATCCAGCTTGGGGCTGCAGGTGTATTCCCCATCATGAGGTCAGTGGTGAGTATGGGGATCTATTCAGCAACATGGGGCCTCCTTGAGGGTTTACTTACGGCCGCTGGCTGCATCATCATGTCATCATGGATTGAGCGGGTCTGGGATCTTCACTGA
- the queC gene encoding 7-cyano-7-deazaguanine synthase QueC has translation MSSAISILSAGMDSAVATALLASEYEIHALTFDYGQRSAAMEIEHARKLAKHLGIEHTTIELPWLGRLGGSALTAGGEIPSPADLDDREECLETARRVWVPGRNIVFTAIGVSFAEALDADAVIVGWDLEEAETFPDNSAEFLDAFNRLLGIGTLRGVEVRAPLIGMTKREIVEVGSAVGLPFELTYSCYSGGEVHCGVCESCMRRRRAFKLAGVDDPTEYLE, from the coding sequence ATGAGTAGTGCGATCAGCATACTATCAGCTGGCATGGACTCTGCAGTTGCAACAGCACTGCTAGCATCTGAATATGAGATCCACGCTTTAACATTCGATTACGGCCAGAGAAGTGCCGCCATGGAGATTGAACACGCCAGAAAACTTGCGAAGCACCTTGGCATTGAGCATACAACAATTGAACTCCCCTGGCTTGGAAGACTTGGGGGTTCCGCCCTCACAGCGGGGGGTGAGATACCCTCACCAGCAGATCTTGATGACAGGGAGGAGTGCCTTGAGACGGCAAGGAGGGTCTGGGTACCCGGGAGGAACATAGTCTTCACAGCTATTGGCGTTTCCTTTGCAGAGGCCCTGGATGCGGATGCAGTTATAGTGGGGTGGGACCTTGAGGAGGCCGAGACCTTTCCCGACAACTCTGCAGAGTTTCTTGATGCGTTCAACAGGCTTCTGGGTATAGGCACGCTGCGGGGTGTTGAGGTGAGGGCGCCACTCATAGGTATGACCAAGAGGGAGATCGTTGAGGTTGGTTCTGCTGTGGGTCTGCCCTTTGAGTTGACCTACTCATGTTACAGTGGAGGTGAGGTTCACTGTGGTGTCTGCGAGTCCTGTATGAGGAGGAGGAGGGCCTTCAAACTTGCAGGTGTTGATGATCCCACAGAATACCTTGAATAG
- the larC gene encoding nickel pincer cofactor biosynthesis protein LarC: protein MVTVIDPQLAGVSGNMMVGALIDLGAHPERTAEVMEEAASHFGGASVEVSEVKRSGLRATHVDVRTDESLSIGYMEFLKRLERIDNPSIDGEMLSMARAVFHTMAQAEATVHGLKLDEVHFHEVGAADAVADVLGTVFAYFDLNLHRDTVYTLPVALGGGTVSGAHGKIPLPAPATVEILRGFPVTGGPVELELATPTGAALLVNMVREYRRFYPPMEIQATGYGAGDMDPDFPNVLRVVRGSEAVHHDTVTLLETNVDHLSGEVLGNLFESLMDAGALDVTLTPVIMKKNRPGQLIRVICRENDHEMILKHLFSETGTLGVRIFPQVHRGVLERRIMEAEVDIKGRRRARFKVGLLGSRVVNARIEYEDARRISLETGVPLRDVMEMAEKQFRDFMKDKDKE, encoded by the coding sequence ATGGTAACGGTCATAGACCCCCAGCTTGCAGGGGTATCAGGTAACATGATGGTGGGGGCCCTCATAGACCTGGGGGCCCACCCTGAGCGTACAGCGGAGGTCATGGAGGAGGCAGCATCCCACTTTGGCGGGGCCAGCGTGGAGGTGTCAGAGGTTAAGAGGTCAGGCCTCCGGGCAACCCATGTGGATGTGAGGACAGACGAATCCCTAAGCATAGGCTACATGGAATTTTTAAAACGCCTTGAGAGGATAGATAACCCCTCAATTGATGGGGAGATGCTATCAATGGCAAGGGCAGTCTTCCATACCATGGCACAGGCAGAGGCCACGGTGCATGGTTTGAAACTGGATGAGGTCCACTTCCATGAGGTTGGAGCTGCAGATGCAGTTGCAGATGTCCTGGGGACGGTATTTGCCTATTTTGACCTCAACCTTCACAGGGATACCGTCTACACATTACCTGTGGCGCTTGGGGGAGGGACAGTGAGCGGTGCCCATGGAAAGATACCTCTCCCTGCACCGGCCACTGTTGAGATACTCAGGGGGTTTCCTGTGACCGGAGGCCCGGTTGAGCTGGAGCTTGCAACACCCACAGGCGCCGCGCTCCTTGTTAACATGGTGAGGGAATACAGGAGGTTCTACCCTCCAATGGAGATCCAGGCCACAGGTTACGGTGCAGGGGACATGGATCCAGACTTCCCTAATGTTCTGAGGGTGGTGAGGGGCTCAGAGGCTGTGCACCATGACACAGTAACGTTACTTGAGACCAATGTGGATCACCTCAGCGGTGAGGTCCTGGGCAACCTCTTCGAGAGCCTCATGGATGCAGGTGCCCTTGACGTTACACTCACACCGGTTATAATGAAGAAAAACCGTCCAGGACAGCTAATAAGGGTAATATGCAGGGAGAATGACCATGAAATGATACTCAAGCACCTGTTCTCTGAGACAGGAACCCTTGGTGTGAGGATATTCCCCCAGGTTCACAGGGGCGTCCTTGAGAGGAGAATCATGGAGGCCGAGGTTGATATAAAGGGGAGAAGAAGGGCCAGGTTCAAGGTGGGCCTCCTTGGATCAAGGGTTGTGAATGCAAGGATAGAATACGAGGATGCAAGGAGGATATCACTTGAAACAGGGGTACCCCTCAGGGATGTCATGGAAATGGCCGAGAAACAGTTCAGAGATTTCATGAAGGATAAGGATAAAGAATAA
- a CDS encoding MJ1244 family protein — protein sequence MKVHLRVFVEVENLGRVMNILADEGVTGFYIVEYKGVSPTEWKGFSIKEDPKSAISLIHDYARDAVLVCSVVDEELVDPIVARFSRELGDEKYTIIEIPIRRIIVNSPPE from the coding sequence ATGAAGGTGCATCTACGGGTATTCGTGGAGGTTGAGAACCTTGGTCGCGTCATGAACATACTGGCAGATGAGGGCGTCACAGGTTTCTACATAGTTGAATACAAGGGTGTCTCCCCAACAGAGTGGAAGGGATTCTCAATCAAGGAGGACCCCAAATCAGCAATCTCACTCATACATGACTATGCAAGGGACGCGGTCCTGGTATGCTCGGTGGTTGACGAGGAGCTCGTTGACCCCATAGTGGCGAGGTTCAGCAGGGAACTTGGTGATGAGAAGTACACCATAATAGAGATACCCATAAGGAGAATAATAGTCAATTCACCACCAGAGTGA
- the cobZ gene encoding alpha-ribazole phosphatase CobZ — MKPLNEKLNLNGAEIVIESDLVRVRAEPGLVIASRTMKKSSDVTLELSGPPEVACAGKVLSVFSAGDFPHVIVVCGERCGDRIPEILQLAVSEVTSALGLLREILEPRVTVVSMPGDDGFSAPDLRKSIRLSSQNMLLEGPGVEELLAGHGVTADAMIDAGMELVVGVEVTDELRERLGSEIKRALGDLNVRVLLAAALHIEDDIRRRRILGVDLTDDPAYLYSDEVIGMAVANQVAGTKAIFNFKRYDEEKPGVIGELGPMVDDAVAGLIAGCMSRLFE, encoded by the coding sequence GTGAAACCCTTGAATGAAAAGTTAAATCTTAACGGTGCAGAAATTGTAATAGAATCTGATCTTGTGAGGGTGAGGGCAGAACCAGGCCTTGTAATTGCCTCCAGAACCATGAAAAAGTCCTCTGATGTTACCCTTGAGCTTTCAGGACCCCCTGAGGTTGCATGTGCCGGTAAAGTGCTCTCGGTATTCTCTGCTGGAGATTTCCCCCATGTAATTGTGGTTTGTGGGGAGCGGTGCGGTGACCGCATACCTGAAATCCTGCAGCTTGCTGTGAGTGAAGTAACATCAGCCCTGGGGTTACTCAGAGAAATCCTGGAGCCCCGGGTAACCGTGGTCTCCATGCCCGGTGATGATGGATTCAGTGCGCCTGACCTGAGGAAGTCCATCAGGCTTTCATCTCAGAACATGCTCCTTGAGGGGCCTGGGGTTGAGGAACTCCTGGCGGGGCATGGTGTGACAGCTGATGCCATGATCGATGCTGGTATGGAGCTAGTGGTTGGGGTTGAGGTCACGGATGAACTGAGGGAGAGGCTGGGGTCAGAGATAAAACGTGCGCTGGGGGATCTGAACGTCCGCGTGCTCCTCGCCGCGGCACTGCATATTGAGGATGACATCAGAAGAAGGAGGATACTTGGAGTGGACCTGACAGATGATCCCGCCTACCTCTACAGTGATGAGGTGATCGGGATGGCGGTTGCGAATCAGGTGGCCGGCACCAAGGCAATATTCAACTTCAAACGCTACGATGAGGAGAAACCCGGGGTGATAGGGGAACTCGGACCCATGGTGGATGATGCGGTGGCGGGGCTCATAGCAGGCTGCATGTCAAGGCTTTTTGAGTGA